In the Triticum aestivum cultivar Chinese Spring chromosome 2B, IWGSC CS RefSeq v2.1, whole genome shotgun sequence genome, CATTCAACTACAAAATGTTTTGGTTGAGCATACGTGGGCTCACCTTGGCAACCAATACATATAGTAGCTATTTTTTTTCTTCCAAATGTATTTGTGACAATTTAAATTTTATTTTGCTTGTAAACTATAAAATATTTGTATTTGTTTGAATTATGTGAATTTGAGGCAATTTTTTTGATACATGTACGCAGAAAGAGCAAAGAAATGGCGTGTGTCTGTTTGGATCGACGCGTCGGAGCTgctcttatttctttttatttatgaAACTGTATAGAAAGCACGGACAACTCTAGAACAAAAGGCTGAAAACAGAGATGCACAAAGCGGCTGTAGACAAGCAGTTTGCtactgtttttcctttttttttgcatATTCTTCTGTTTGCTTGACTGAAATTTTCTCCGTGATATTGTGAACAAATAGTTAAATGTTTGCATAATCTTCTATCATTTATTTTCTTTTCAAAATgcatgtactcccttcgtccaaAAAGCTTGTGTAAGACAGACGGAGGTAATATAAGCCAAGTTTTTTTTTTGACGGAGGTAATATAAGACAAGCTTTTTTGACAGAGGTTATATAATTCATCCCATGTCCAGAGTCAGTTCCAGTCAATTGTGTGTCCGGCTGCATAGAGACGATACTAATGCTCTGTACTAGCTCAATAATTCTGATCTCCCATTCAGTTTTGGTAGGTTTCGTGTCACACCATCTAATATCACCAAATTATGCTACTTAACATTATTGAGCTCTCCTTTTTCTCACACTCCCATTCACCTTTCCCTCTGACTTTTAGTATATTCACAGGAGAATGTATCCTGTGCAACGGCTGGACTCGTGCACCCGATGCTCCGAGCAATTCTGCGCCACTGGATTGAAAATTGATGGGCGGGATGTTATCATCAGGTGGCTGCCGGTATATTTTACAGAGTGGACCTTGCAAAATCATTTAACTGTGCAAAACAGTCCCTATGAACCCATCGTCTCCTTCCTTTTCTCTGTTCCCTTTCTGTACCTGTACCAGGCAATTTGTGAGCTAGGGTTAACCATTTGCTCCATCGCTACTCTCTCCTCATCTGTCAGACCACCCTACCTAGTTCTAGCACCGATGGCCCTCCTATCCTCTGAAACGACCTCACCCAGCAGCTACCGTCATCGCCGCCGGGAGCATGTAAATTTAGCGCCGCCGTGCTGTAGGTCCACTCAACATTTTTCTGGCTGATTGATGATCGTGCTTGTACTCTGGCCAACCTCTGGCTATTGTTATTTTTTCAACTGTTTGTGAACTAAGTCTGATGCTTTCTGCTGTGCTCGCATCTGAGAAATCACGCTCTTTGTGCACTTGTTATTACATTCTAATAAAACGAAACCAAGGGGTGTGCCCTTTTTCTCTAACAAGAGTATGATTCTTCAGTTGACCTATAACAATTTCAGGTCATCTGTACTCCTCTGCTTTTAAAATTTTATGTACCATATAAGCTTGCTGGAATAAAGAACATGCATTAAGGTCAAGATCCGGTAATCTGGTACACAAATCCTTTTTTGTAACGGCAACAAGTAAGAGCTTTTTTTGTTGTTGTAATCAGCACTCGCCAATGCTTTTAGGAGTAAGATCCATGATGTGGCATGCAAATCTTATGCAGTATAGATACTATGGCGTTTGTGGCCTAACCGGACCAGGGACTCTCAGGTTTGAGAACCACTCGGAAATTTGCACTTATGCTTGAAGATGTGTTGAAGTAGTTTCATTCCAGGTACAATTGTCTCGTAGATCCCCAAAAAAAGCTGTCTCATAGCAGTTCAATCAAATTAGGATGTTAACAGAGAAAACTCCAAATTTTTTTTACAAGATCACTGCTAGCTTTATGTACATTACTGTCATATAGACAACTTTGTATACATTGCATATACACAAACCGGTTCAAACATTGTGTACATAAGGAAAAGTATGTCCAACTCTTTTATCTGCTATTGTTCCTCCACACGTACATTAATCAGCTAGTGAGCATTGTCTACTGAAGTATCCGGAAAGCAATATCTGTTCACTTTAGGGAACAGATTGAGCAGCATGCAGCTCTCCCGATCATCTGAAAGAGACATTTTTGTTGCCAAAATACACAAAGTTGATGCAAAATTAGAAGGTAGAACACTAACTTGTACAACCAACTTTCTTTTCTGTAGACGAGCATGCGGCTGCACCTGCAGAGATAACACCTGAAAAGCATGAATATCAATTTTCAGGTCATATCCAACAGAAGATCAAACTTTATGATATGGTTGGATAAGGTTAAGCTTTATGCTGCAGAGAATTTCAGCGATGTTAGTTAAGATTTTTTGCACCAGATCATGGAGCTTAATCCTAATATCATTTGTTTGTTTGATTAGAAAGAACTTGTTCTTATTTTCTGCTATTTGTTCAAGATTTTCTTGACCTCATTATGAACTTTTTCTTATCTGCGGCAATCGTTCAAGAATTTATTGGCTCATGAATACGAGAAGTTCAACGATATCGACTGTAAACAGTAATCAGGAACGATTATTCTTAGCTCTTTTTTCGCTGCTCCTACGGAATAAATATGCACTCACTATCTGAATAAAGAAAGCAACGCAGCTTGTTAGAAATTTGTGGCGGCGTTGAATCTTAGCTTGCAACGACGGCGGTGGTGCCAAACCAAGAGCGTGCACCGTCGGTTGTGCCAAGCCGTAGCCAGCACTGTCATGGAGAGGGATAGATTGTGGAGATAGAGGGAAGAGGAATTTGCAGCGGGGTAGGAGTTGTACTGAAGAGAGCTCACACTATCCTAAATCGCTTGGTACAGAGAGGGGTTCTCAGAGAGATAGGTACAGATCGGAACAGAGCAAAGGGAATGAGACGATGGGATCGGAAGGACTTTTGTGCAGTTGAGCCACTTGACAAGGTTCATTGTGTAAAATGTACCCGTAGCCAGCTTATGATGACATCCAGTCCATCTATTCCCCATCCAGTGGCCGAGAATCGCTTGGTGTACTGGGTGCATCAATTCAGTCGTTGCACAGGATACGTCCTCAtattcacagatacttccaacccCTGGAGATATCCAGCATGGACCCCAAATCCCAAACTATCAATGAATCAATCCCATGACCCACTAATCATTGACTGCACAACGGAGCCGAAAGGGCAATACCGTAAATTCCGTTTCGAGCAGTGGCCGAGCTGAGCTAACCACCTGTCTTCTCCTGCCCGCAGCCGCAAGCAACTTGGCAGGTAAGCTATGTCATAGGCCACACCAAACACATCACTTGGGAGGGGCGGCCATTATCTTCCTTTCCGAGAACTCATCAAGAAATTAGGTAGATAGGTTACACAGATCTTGGCCTCCTCTTCCCGAGAATTCGACGCCACTTCACGATGTCTGTCGAGCTTCTCACGAAATTCCTCACGTAAGTGGGTTCCTCCGCTCTCGTTTCTACCTCTGTTGCCTGTAATTTTGGCGGGATTTTCCATGCCTCTGCTTGGTCGACTCGATCGCTGATCGCTTGGGCTGCAGGGTTCTGTTCGGGTATGCTATGCCGGCGTTGGAGTGCTTCAAGGCGGTCGAGCAGCGGACCGGCCGGACCGATCAGCTCCGGTTTTGGTGCCAGTATTGGTACTGATCCACGAGCCTTTATCTCTCGAGTAATCCTCATTCTTTGGTTTGTTGGATCCGTCCGTACGCGATGCTTACAATTGCTAGAATTAGGATTTAGGACGCACTTTCAGCAATTTGGGGGCGCATCACGCAATTGCCAAAATGCCTATGTAGTTTGACTTCTTGAGATACTGGGATGGAACAACTGGCTAGAGATCTTGGTCTTGCTGAGCTTGACGAATTTCAGCAACTTTGCAGGATCATACTAGTCATCCTGGTCATATTCGATGAAATCGCAGGCGCCCTAATATCGAGGTACTAATCACCAATCACAACTCATTGACTCATCAAATGTAGCCACCGTACTCGGTACTCTGCTCTACGCCTCCTTTGAAAGAAAGAAATCTGTTGTCTGACAAACCATTTCGTGGGGTCGCAGGATTCCGATGTATTATGAAGTCAAGCTCGCCTTCCTTGTCTACCTCTGGTACCCCCAGACAAGGGTAAGTTGCCAAGTTCTGGTGGTCTGTTGATTGATCCATGTCTGAACAGAGACCTTCTGCCCGTTGACCAGGGGTCTGACATCGTGTACGAGAACTTCGTGCGGCCGCTGGTGATGCAGTACGAGCCCAACATCGAGGAGAGGCTGCGGTACCTGCGGGCCAACGCCGGCGACCTCATCGTCTTCTACCTCAAGAACTTCACGGACAGGGGATACGAGCTCTTCCTCCGGGTCCTTGACTTCGCTCAGTCGCAGGCGTCCAGTGGCTCAAGGACAAGGGTATACCCTGGATACCATTTTTCTGTCGCTTTGATAGCTAACTGTGTTCGGATGTTACATATCTGCGATTTTGTTTGTGCTGGTGCGCAGAGGTTCTTCTCGTTCCGACAGGACCGAGCGGAGAGGCCGAGCTTCGACGACGATGACTACGTCCACGGCAGCGATCGGAGGAGCGCGGCGAGGCAGCGGCGACCCCGCGGTGCTGATTACTAGCGGAGTAGCTAGGATGGTCGTGGTAGGATAAGACTGCAAAGAAACCTGAATGGTTGTAGGACAAAAATCGAAACGTAAAAAGGTTGACATGAACAGAGCTACTCCTATTTGATTGTGGATATTTAGGTGGTATAGGTTTCCATGTAACTCGATGTTCAGGCTGATTATCACAAATATAGTTTGCTAAAGTATTTTGTTTTACTTTACTTTTATTTTTCGACCATGGGTTTTCCATATTTATGCTGGTACACCAACAATCCGATTTTAAGAATTATAGGCAAAATCATTGCGATAGAACATTGAAAAACTAAAAGCTACACCAAAGTGATCTAGAATCGTTGTCTCAAATTCCACCAATTGCATCACAACGTTCTTCCATGTATATGGTAGAAAAGCAGAGTAGATTTTTTCTTCTTATAAACgaaaaaaaaagggagaagatcaGTACTTGCAGTCTTGCACAGGCTAGACTAACCTCGAACCGGAAATGAACATACCTGCACATGATAGACTATCTGCAAAGGTTTGAATAGTTGTATGAGTCGTCTACCAAAAAAGTTAAAAATAGTAGACCCTTGAACACATTGTGTCTAGGACACTCCCCACATAATGCAGACGAATTGAATTGTCACCACGTTGTTGTGGAACTTAGGAAGAAGACAATGATCATGATAAAATAAAGTAGGAGAGGCTGAAACACCACTAGCCCCAGACAACAGCTACAAAGGCACGCCAAACCAGAAATGGAGCTAGGAGACATTTGTTCCACACAACATATCTCGAGCATTGAGACTCCATTGACGAGGGCACACAAAGCAAGCATGAAAAACTTAGGTAAAGATCCGGAGTTCCACCCACCTCTTAGTGGCAAATACACCGGCAAGGAAGAAAGAGGGAGCTGGGAGACGATCATGGTAAACTTGGTGGCTAGAGTTCTAGTTATACGTACCGTCAGTTATGTGTTCTCCCCCGCGTGATCATATATATAGTCTTTGCTCCTGCTAGCCCAACACGAATCGTAGCTTCATTTAGATTCGGTCTGCTTTCAAAGCCAAGTCTCGCCTAGCACTTAGTTGGCACGCTTGACCCATATAACCCTACATGTATACCATGGTAAGGAAAAATTAACATGTATGTGGCATTTT is a window encoding:
- the LOC123041385 gene encoding putative HVA22-like protein g, translating into MSVELLTKFLTVLFGYAMPALECFKAVEQRTGRTDQLRFWCQYWIILVILVIFDEIAGALISRIPMYYEVKLAFLVYLWYPQTRGSDIVYENFVRPLVMQYEPNIEERLRYLRANAGDLIVFYLKNFTDRGYELFLRVLDFAQSQASSGSRTRRFFSFRQDRAERPSFDDDDYVHGSDRRSAARQRRPRGADY